The Arachis hypogaea cultivar Tifrunner chromosome 16, arahy.Tifrunner.gnm2.J5K5, whole genome shotgun sequence genome contains a region encoding:
- the LOC112754890 gene encoding NADPH-dependent aldehyde reductase-like protein, chloroplastic, with the protein MATPIPEPVSYDSTRIKPLQDRVAIVTGSSRGIGREIAIHLASLGALVVVNYTSSSSQADSVVAQINSAADSPPRAVAVKADISNPDDVKSLFDSAERAFDSEVQILVNSAGILEGTYPTVANTDVETFDKIFAVNTRGAFLCCREATNRVKRGGGGRIVLLTTSLVKALRAGYATYTASKAAVEAMVKIVAKELKGTGITANCVAPGPIATEMFYEGKSEELVEKIKNDIPLGRLGEPNDVANLVGFLVSDGGEWVNGQVIRVNGGFV; encoded by the coding sequence atggcAACTCCAATTCCCGAACCCGTTTCTTATGACTCGACCCGGATTAAACCGCTCCAAGACCGAGTCGCAATCGTCACCGGCTCTTCTCGCGGAATCGGCCGAGAAATCGCGATTCATCTCGCCTCACTCGGCGCCCTAGTCGTCGTCAACTACACCTCCAGCTCGTCCCAAGCCGACTCAGTCGTCGCTCAGATCAACTCCGCCGCCGATTCTCCGCCGCGAGCGGTCGCAGTCAAAGCCGACATCTCAAACCCTGACGACGTCAAATCGCTCTTCGATTCCGCAGAGCGAGCCTTCGACTCGGAGGTCCAAATACTGGTGAATTCCGCCGGTATCCTCGAAGGAACATACCCAACGGTGGCGAACACCGACGTGGAGACCTTCGACAAGATCTTCGCGGTGAACACCCGAGGCGCGTTCCTGTGCTGTAGAGAGGCAACGAACAGAGTGAAGCGCGGCGGCGGAGGGAGGATCGTCCTGCTGACGACGTCGTTGGTGAAGGCGCTGCGGGCGGGGTACGCGACGTATACGGCATCGAAGGCGGCGGTGGAAGCGATGGTTAAGATCGTTGCGAAGGAGCTGAAGGGGACGGGAATAACGGCGAACTGCGTGGCGCCAGGGCCGATAGCGACGGAGATGTTCTATGAGGGGAAGTCGGAGGAGCTTGTGGAGAAAATAAAGAATGATATTCCGTTGGGGCGTTTAGGGGAACCGAATGACGTGGCGAATTTGGTTGGTTTCTTGGTTAGTGATGGTGGCGAGTGGGTCAACGGCCAAGTGATTCGTGTCAATGGTGGCTTTGTCTAG
- the LOC112757496 gene encoding uncharacterized protein, with amino-acid sequence MRSVMPGLVGESQSAFMKGRKIHDGALIACETVHWLKLKKQASAIVKLDFQKAYDRVKWCFIDIVLEKMEFDRTWRSWIRECVRMASISILVMDVLNRMIREAVRNGRISPLLVGRDNIELSHLQFADDTILFCPPLEETIRNYKRLLRCFEIMSGLTINFEKSNLIPVNYRKE; translated from the exons ATGAGGAGTGTTATGCCAGGCTTAGTAGGGGAATCGCAGAGCGCCTTTATGAAGGGGAGAAAGATACATGATGGAGCTTTAATTGCATGTGAAACAGTGCACTGGTTGAAACTGAAAAAGCAAGCGTCAGCAATTGTAAAACTTGACTTTCAAAAAGCCTATGATAGAGTTAAATGGTGCTTCATCGATATTGTGCTAGAGAAAATGGAGTTTGACAGAACATGGAGGTCATGGATTAGGGAGTGTGTCAGAATGGCTTCTATTTCTATTCTGGTCATGG ATGTGCTTAACAGGATGATCAGAGAGGCGGTCAGGAATGGTCGAATCTCTCCACTCCTAGTAGGTCGGGATAATATAGAGTTATCACATTTACAATTTGCTGATGATACTATATTATTCTGCCCGCCGTTGGAGGAGACAATCAGAAACTATAAGCGGTTGTTGAGGTGTTTTGAAATTATGTCTGGTTTGACCATTAACTTTGAGAAGTCCAACTTGATACCAGTGAATTACAGAAAGGAGTAG
- the LOC112754889 gene encoding NADPH-dependent aldehyde reductase-like protein, chloroplastic — protein sequence MATPLQDRVAIITGSSRGIGREIALHLASLGARVLINYTSNSSLADSLAAQINSHAAAGAVLPRAIAVRGDVSEPNDVKALFDSAEREFGSAVHILVNAAGVLDSKYSTIANIAVEDFDRIFSVNARGSFLCCKEAANRLKRGGGGRIIMLSSSMVGALRPTFGAYSASKAAVEAMIHILAKELKGTGITANCVAPGPIATEMYYAGKTEEQVKANIAESPLSRLGEPKDVAPLVGFLATDAGEWVNGQVIRVNGGYV from the exons ATGGCTACTCCACTTCAAGACCGAGTCGCAATCATCACCGGCTCCTCCCGTGGAATCGGACGAGAAATCGCTCTCCATCTCGCCTCACTCGGCGCCAGAGTACTTATCAACTacacctccaactcctccctaGCTGACTCACTCGCTGCACAGATCAACTCCCACGCCGCCGCCGGAGCTGTCCTCCCTCGCGCCATCGCCGTCCGAGGCGACGTCTCGGAACCGAACGACGTGAAGGCGCTGTTCGACTCGGCGGAGCGCGAGTTCGGCTCGGCGGTTCACATCCTGGTTAACGCGGCCGGTGTTCTTGATAGCAAGTACTCGACCATAGCCAACATTGCAGTGGAGGATTTCGATCGCATTTTCAG TGTAAATGCAAGAGGATCATTCCTGTGCTGCAAAGAGGCAGCAAACCGATTGAAACGTGGTGGTGGAGGTCGAATCATAATGCTAAGTTCATCGATGGTGGGTGCACTGAGACCAACTTTTGGGGCATACTCAGCATCCAAAGCAGCTGTTGAGGCCATGATTCATATTCTGGCAAAAGAGCTGAAGGGAACCGGGATTACAGCGAACTGTGTTGCACCTGGGCCAATTGCAACTGAAATGTACTATGCTGGGAAGACCGAAGAGCAAGTGAAAGCGAATATTGCAGAGTCTCCTCTCAGTAGGCTTGGTGAGCCAAAGGATGTAGCTCCTTTGGTGGGATTTTTGGCTACTGATGCTGGTGAATGGGTTAATGGGCAGGTCATTCGGGTTAATGGTGGCTATGTTTAG